The Anaerotignum propionicum DSM 1682 sequence TCATAAAAAGTTTATTGAGATAAGGTTTAGGGAGTGTTAAGATCCCGAATGCCTTTGGCGAGATGATAGTGCATGGCCATGGCTGCTCCATCAGCATCTCTCATTTCAATGAACTCTGCAATTTTCCCATGATAGGTAAGGGCATTATCAATTGATTTTACATCTGTTCCGATTTGGGTTGCGGTAATAATAGAGTCCTTAACTGCCGCCGCCAAAGAAGGCATAATGAGCTGAATGATGTCGTTATGAGTAGCGGTAGCAATGGCAATATGGAAAAGTTGATCCTCCTTGATGATTGCCTCCTTCTGAACATCTTTTTCTAAAATATTCAGAGCTTCCATACGTTTTGCCGAGTCTATAATTTCTTGGAGTTCTTGAGGGGTA is a genomic window containing:
- a CDS encoding FadR/GntR family transcriptional regulator; the encoded protein is MYKPNEKLPNEHELSAQLGISRATLREAIKLLAAKGILTIKRGSGTFVSPLEDQAADVFGVTYLKDKVKLINSWFEFRLILEPSCIRLAIQNGTPQELQEIIDSAKRMEALNILEKDVQKEAIIKEDQLFHIAIATATHNDIIQLIMPSLAAAVKDSIITATQIGTDVKSIDNALTYHGKIAEFIEMRDADGAAMAMHYHLAKGIRDLNTP